ATCTTGAAAAAGATTTATCTATATTTAAAGTAAGATTCAGCCACTTTTTAGCAAAACATAGCCAAACAAATCCCGAACAAGTAGAAACATGGAAAAATCGTTTAGCTACTCTTGAATCTCTACTAAAATATGGAGAAAGAACTGTTTTTTTGACACAAAATTAAATTCATCTCAGTGAGAGGTAATAATCTCTCATTTAGGTAGGTCTCAGGTCGAAAATTCCGTCAAAAGCCTGAGATATTGTAGCATCAAAGCAAAAATACTGAATAACAGGAAATCAGAAAATCTTTTTTTTGCTGACTCCTGAATTCTGGCTCGGCAATTCCCACCTTGACCAGCTAAACTTTACTCAAGTGTAAGATATAAGTAATAAGACAAATTTAACTAACACTATTAGACACCAACGCAAAATTAAAATCAATTTCTATGGGACAGTAGTCGATTTTTTTCTTTTGCCTGTTGCCTACCTTAACCGAAAATTTTATGTCGAACTCAGGTTGCAAGAAGTCTATTGAAAAGTATTTTGATAGAGTTTATTAACTTCTTGATAGGTTTGCCACTCTCCGTTACCTCTTAAACGGCGTAATTTGTTCTCCATTAAAATACGAGCTTCTGTTCTACTTAAAGGCTCAAATAGTGGGGATTGTGACTGTATTACTACTTTAAAAAAGAGACGTTGAGCGTAAAGAGTAGTAAATAATTCCTCATTTTTATCGATAACACACAACCGATATAAAAGACCAAAATTAGGGTGATTTATGTATATTTCTGTACTCATTAAGGTTATCTAGTCAGGGTTCATTTTTGCGGTTTATCATGGACGATACTAGATTTTATCGCTTATGGGACAATTATTCTATGGCTAGGTATAAATAACTTAACTTTTGTTTACTTTCACTTAGCCCTTCTTATTATGTCAGTCCAATCCCACAATATCAGATTTGGAGAAGTTTCAGATTGACGAAGGTAATAAGTAATGAGAAAAGGGAGAGGTGATAGGGGAAAACAAGTAACGAGCATGAGAGTTAGGAGTTTTTAATTCTTAATTTTTAATTTTTAAT
This is a stretch of genomic DNA from Cyanobacterium aponinum PCC 10605. It encodes these proteins:
- the pipX gene encoding transcriptional coactivator PipX; the protein is MSTEIYINHPNFGLLYRLCVIDKNEELFTTLYAQRLFFKVVIQSQSPLFEPLSRTEARILMENKLRRLRGNGEWQTYQEVNKLYQNTFQ